A single window of Paenibacillus sp. FSL H8-0537 DNA harbors:
- a CDS encoding alpha-glycosidase produces MLREAIHHTPSHKWAYAYDLSTYHIRLRTRKNDVEDVVMVAGDKYDWNGNLQEIVMEKIASDQLFDYWEGVIIPKYKRFSYGFRLHAGTETIWKIETGFYAQQPTPPGGYFEVPYIHEVDLFDAPDWAKNAVFYQIMVDRFNNGNKENDHDYVRPWGETPDIHSHFGGDMQGILDKLDYISDLGVNSIYLTPLFTSPSNHKYDTVDYHMIDPQFGDLELLKKLVDECHKRSIRVVLDAVFNHVSEQFPHFQDVLKHGEKSKYKDWFHLNHFPVAVQDGKANYDTFGFYGNMPKLNTANPEVKKYLLDVAVHWIREADIDGWRLDVADEIDHHFWREFRGAVKAVKYDTYIIGEVWGDALRWLQGDQFDSSMNYPFTNSVLDFFSSNDRHASDFAEEVNRLLMRYPQQTNEALLNLLSSHDIPRSLTRMGGDKRRAKLAAVFMMTSMGVPCVFYGDEVGIQGGGDPDCRKCMEWDEAKQDRDLHDFYRIIISLRKKHEALRCGRFRFLQASSEKGTFVYERMNNKQHFTIWMNNTEEDVFLAHPMLAGGWRDSLTEEEVATFEEQLRIELEPMGYRILYRNI; encoded by the coding sequence ATGCTGAGAGAAGCCATTCACCACACCCCAAGCCACAAGTGGGCCTACGCCTATGATCTAAGCACCTATCACATTCGGCTGCGCACGCGAAAAAATGATGTGGAGGACGTCGTCATGGTCGCCGGAGACAAATACGACTGGAACGGCAACCTCCAAGAAATTGTTATGGAAAAAATCGCCTCCGATCAGCTGTTTGATTATTGGGAAGGTGTTATTATTCCGAAATATAAACGCTTCTCCTATGGATTTCGCCTGCATGCCGGCACGGAAACGATATGGAAGATTGAAACCGGATTTTATGCGCAGCAGCCGACGCCTCCGGGCGGTTATTTTGAGGTGCCCTACATTCATGAGGTTGACTTATTCGATGCGCCAGACTGGGCGAAAAACGCGGTCTTTTATCAAATCATGGTGGACCGCTTCAATAACGGAAACAAGGAAAACGACCATGATTATGTCAGGCCATGGGGAGAAACGCCAGATATTCATTCGCATTTCGGCGGCGACATGCAGGGGATATTAGATAAGCTGGATTACATTAGCGACCTGGGCGTAAATTCCATTTATTTGACACCCCTATTCACTTCGCCTTCCAACCATAAATACGATACGGTTGATTATCACATGATTGATCCACAGTTCGGCGATTTAGAGCTGCTTAAGAAGCTGGTTGACGAGTGCCATAAGCGCAGCATTCGTGTCGTGCTCGATGCGGTGTTCAACCATGTGAGCGAGCAGTTCCCCCACTTTCAGGATGTGCTGAAACACGGAGAAAAGTCCAAATACAAGGACTGGTTCCATCTGAATCACTTTCCGGTGGCTGTTCAGGATGGCAAGGCGAACTATGATACGTTCGGCTTTTATGGCAACATGCCCAAGCTTAACACCGCCAATCCTGAAGTGAAAAAATATTTGCTCGACGTCGCCGTCCATTGGATTCGCGAAGCGGACATTGACGGCTGGCGGCTCGATGTCGCCGACGAAATCGACCATCATTTCTGGCGGGAGTTCCGCGGCGCAGTCAAGGCCGTGAAGTATGACACCTACATTATCGGCGAGGTGTGGGGAGATGCGCTGCGCTGGCTGCAAGGCGACCAATTCGATTCGTCGATGAACTATCCCTTTACGAACAGCGTGCTCGATTTTTTCTCCAGCAACGACAGACACGCATCGGATTTTGCCGAGGAGGTAAACCGCCTGCTCATGCGTTATCCGCAGCAGACGAACGAAGCGCTGCTGAACCTGCTGTCGAGCCATGACATTCCGCGCTCCTTGACCAGAATGGGCGGCGATAAACGGCGGGCGAAGCTGGCGGCCGTGTTTATGATGACGTCGATGGGCGTACCTTGCGTCTTCTACGGCGATGAAGTTGGGATTCAAGGCGGCGGCGACCCCGATTGCCGCAAATGCATGGAATGGGATGAGGCCAAGCAGGATCGGGATTTGCATGATTTTTATCGAATCATCATTTCGCTCCGTAAAAAGCATGAGGCGCTGCGCTGCGGCCGCTTCCGTTTCCTCCAGGCGAGCAGCGAGAAAGGCACCTTCGTCTATGAGCGGATGAACAATAAGCAGCATTTCACCATTTGGATGAACAATACGGAGGAGGATGTATTTCTCGCCCACCCCATGCTGGCTGGCGGTTGGCGTGATTCGCTCACCGAGGAAGAAGTGGCGACATTCGAGGAACAGCTCCGCATTGAGCTTGAGCCGATGGGCTACCGGATTTTGTACCGGAACATTTGA
- a CDS encoding IS1182 family transposase, translating into MISNQQTLNLSPYVGIYDIVVPKDNMLRQIIDLVDFSFVHEELQNKYCLDNGRNAVPPIRMFKYLLLKSIFDVSDVDVVERSKYDMSFKYFLDMAPEDGVINSSSLTKFRKLRLKDVNLLDILIQKTVAIALEKEIIKSTAIIVDATHSKARYNQKSPKEILMEKSKLLRKAVYQMDEKMKDKFPSKTTTNKLEDELDYCRKVIQAVEKEEKIREYPKVKEKLNYLKEIVEDHEEHLQFANDPDARLGHKTADSSFFGYKTHLAMNEERIITAAVITTGEKNDGKQLQTLIEKSHDTGMKIDTVIGDAAYSEKDNIQYANHNELQLISKLNPNITQGTRKKEEEFEFNKDAGMYVCKAGHMAIQRARTGKKGMNNNQKNTYMFDIEKCKVCPMKDGCYKEGAKSKTYSVTIKSTEHKEHEAFQNSDDFKEKSKERYKIEAKNSELKHRHGYDVASSSGLVGMQMQGAMAIFSVNLKRIITLMKDSK; encoded by the coding sequence ATGATTTCAAATCAACAAACTCTTAACCTCAGCCCGTATGTGGGAATTTACGATATAGTTGTACCTAAAGATAATATGCTCCGCCAAATTATTGACCTTGTTGATTTTTCTTTTGTCCATGAAGAATTACAAAATAAATATTGCCTTGATAACGGTCGCAATGCAGTACCTCCTATACGTATGTTCAAATATTTATTATTGAAATCTATTTTCGATGTATCCGATGTGGATGTTGTAGAACGATCGAAATATGACATGTCTTTTAAATATTTCTTGGATATGGCGCCGGAAGATGGCGTCATTAATTCGAGTTCTTTAACGAAGTTTCGAAAACTTCGTTTGAAAGATGTAAACCTACTAGACATACTTATTCAAAAAACAGTAGCGATTGCATTGGAAAAAGAAATCATAAAAAGTACCGCGATTATTGTAGACGCCACACATTCAAAAGCGCGTTACAATCAAAAATCACCCAAAGAGATTTTAATGGAGAAGTCCAAGCTGCTACGAAAAGCCGTTTATCAAATGGATGAAAAGATGAAAGATAAATTCCCTTCAAAAACAACAACAAACAAATTGGAAGATGAATTGGACTATTGCCGAAAAGTCATTCAGGCTGTGGAAAAGGAAGAAAAGATTCGCGAATACCCAAAAGTAAAAGAAAAGCTGAACTATTTAAAAGAAATCGTAGAAGATCACGAAGAGCATCTTCAATTCGCAAATGATCCGGATGCACGTTTAGGTCACAAAACAGCCGACTCCTCTTTCTTCGGATATAAAACACATCTTGCAATGAATGAAGAACGAATCATTACAGCAGCGGTGATTACGACGGGTGAAAAGAATGATGGAAAACAACTTCAAACTCTCATCGAAAAAAGTCATGACACAGGTATGAAGATCGATACCGTTATTGGAGATGCAGCCTATTCTGAAAAAGATAATATTCAGTATGCCAATCACAACGAATTACAATTAATATCAAAATTAAACCCTAATATCACACAAGGAACTCGTAAAAAAGAAGAGGAATTTGAGTTTAATAAAGATGCAGGTATGTACGTTTGTAAAGCTGGACATATGGCGATTCAAAGAGCGCGCACAGGTAAGAAAGGTATGAATAATAACCAAAAGAATACCTACATGTTTGACATTGAAAAATGCAAAGTATGTCCAATGAAAGACGGGTGCTATAAAGAAGGTGCGAAAAGTAAAACCTATTCTGTAACCATCAAATCCACCGAACATAAGGAACATGAGGCATTTCAAAATAGTGATGATTTCAAGGAGAAATCGAAAGAACGTTATAAAATTGAAGCGAAAAACAGTGAACTCAAGCATAGACACGGGTATGATGTTGCATCGTCCTCGGGTCTTGTTGGCATGCAAATGCAAGGTGCCATGGCCATATTTTCTGTTAATCTCAAGCGAATCATTACACTCATGAAAGATTCAAAGTAA
- the glgA gene encoding glycogen synthase GlgA: MNVLFAAAECVPFMKTGGLADVAGSLPEALNEKGADVRVIMPLYASVKDVYRAQMKELGFIYVSVGWRHVYCGIKELVHEGVVYYFIDNEHYFRRGSAYGYGDDGERYAFFCRAVLDALPVMGFIPDVLHCHDWHTGMLPALLKHHYWHRPEYSHVKTVFTIHNLQYQGNYPHQALGDWLGLQNEMFTPDGVEYHGSVSFMKAGIQLADRVTTVSPTYANEIRTAEYGYGMDGTLRAKGERLLGIVNGIDARSYNPETDPFIPFPYKDSLKLKKQNKTALQQELGLPVNDAIPLIGMVGRLVDQKGLPLVLEVLDELLQTEDIQLVLLGTGEPELEHAFRAAQYRYPGKMVSWIGFDDGIARRIYAASDMFLMPSLFEPCGISQLLALRYGSLPIVREVGGLKDTVQSYNEWTGEGNGFSFAKYNSRDMLNTIRYAIHIWWNESHRSKLTAAAFAGDYSWGASAEQYIALYKELIQ; encoded by the coding sequence ATGAACGTATTGTTTGCGGCTGCGGAATGCGTGCCATTTATGAAGACGGGCGGCCTTGCTGATGTAGCAGGCTCTCTGCCGGAAGCATTGAATGAGAAGGGCGCGGATGTCCGCGTCATTATGCCGCTTTACGCTTCGGTGAAGGACGTATATCGGGCGCAGATGAAGGAGCTTGGATTTATCTATGTATCAGTAGGCTGGCGCCATGTTTACTGCGGCATCAAGGAGCTTGTCCATGAAGGCGTCGTTTATTATTTTATCGACAATGAGCATTATTTCCGTCGTGGCTCGGCTTATGGCTATGGGGATGACGGCGAGCGTTATGCTTTTTTCTGCCGGGCGGTGCTTGATGCGCTGCCGGTGATGGGCTTCATCCCGGATGTGCTGCATTGCCATGATTGGCATACGGGCATGCTTCCTGCTTTGCTCAAGCATCATTATTGGCATCGGCCGGAATATTCCCACGTGAAGACGGTGTTCACCATTCATAATTTGCAATATCAGGGCAACTACCCTCATCAGGCTTTAGGCGACTGGCTGGGGCTGCAAAATGAGATGTTCACTCCGGACGGAGTCGAATATCATGGTTCGGTGAGCTTTATGAAGGCGGGCATTCAGCTTGCTGACCGGGTAACGACAGTCAGCCCGACCTATGCCAATGAAATCCGCACAGCTGAATATGGTTATGGCATGGATGGCACGCTGCGGGCGAAAGGCGAGCGGCTCCTAGGAATTGTTAACGGCATCGATGCGCGCAGCTACAACCCGGAGACCGATCCGTTCATTCCATTCCCATACAAGGACAGCCTTAAGCTGAAAAAGCAAAACAAAACGGCACTCCAGCAGGAGCTCGGACTGCCGGTCAACGATGCGATTCCCCTCATCGGCATGGTCGGCAGGCTTGTGGATCAAAAAGGGCTGCCGCTTGTGCTGGAAGTGCTGGACGAGCTGCTGCAAACAGAGGATATACAGCTTGTGCTGCTTGGCACTGGTGAACCCGAGTTGGAGCACGCGTTCCGCGCCGCTCAGTATCGTTATCCAGGCAAAATGGTTTCATGGATCGGCTTTGATGATGGCATAGCCCGCCGTATTTATGCGGCATCCGATATGTTCCTCATGCCGTCCTTATTCGAGCCATGTGGAATTAGTCAGCTTCTGGCGCTGCGTTACGGCAGCTTGCCTATCGTCCGCGAGGTTGGCGGGCTCAAGGACACCGTTCAAAGCTACAATGAGTGGACGGGAGAGGGCAACGGCTTCTCCTTCGCCAAATACAATAGCCGAGATATGTTGAATACGATTCGTTATGCTATTCATATTTGGTGGAATGAGTCCCATCGAAGCAAGCTGACTGCAGCCGCCTTTGCCGGCGATTACAGCTGGGGAGCGTCGGCCGAGCAATACATAGCCCTGTATAAAGAGCTGATTCAATAA
- the glgB gene encoding 1,4-alpha-glucan branching protein GlgB codes for MEISTLSEEEIFLFHEGTWAHSYRKMGAHQAIEHGIEGTRFNVWAPEAREVRLATDFNGWHGGNEPLNRLNKSGIWTGFFPNMPKGALYKYEIVTQNGERLLKADPYAVYAEVRPQTASRVWSLDGYAWQDEAWMRGKKTPYARPMNIYEVHLGSWRRHKDDTLLSYSELADQLVAYVADMGYTHLELLPLTEHPYDKSWGYQPTGYYAATSRYGEPQQLMELIDRCHQNGIGVILDWVPGHFAKDAHGLRRFDGSALFENEDPLIAEKPGWGTLAFDYGKPEVCNFLISNALFWFDLFHIDGLRVDAVTSIVYHDFDKKPGQWRPNEFGGKEHLEGIAFLRQLNKTVFQYYPHALMMAEESHAYPGVTKAVDEGGLGFNYKWNMGWMNDTLSYAKQSFFERKNHHNLLTFPIWYAWQDNHALPLSHDEVVHGKKSLLNKMPGSYEQKFAGLRLFYGYMMTHPGKKLLFMGGEFAQFIEWKDDAELDWLLLDYEPHWRMQAYTRRLNKLYAQEKALWKLDHDYKGFEWIEHEDHLQSVLSYRRLASPKGEALIMLCNFTDYAHPVYRIGVLSAGDYEIVLNSDEPAYGGSGFQAELLREGGTIASQRINWHDKKNSVELPLPPLSVLILRRVKVKRS; via the coding sequence ATGGAAATCTCCACATTGTCCGAAGAAGAAATTTTTCTGTTTCATGAAGGAACATGGGCGCATAGCTACCGAAAAATGGGCGCTCACCAAGCAATCGAGCATGGAATCGAAGGCACTCGCTTTAACGTTTGGGCGCCGGAAGCGCGGGAGGTTCGTCTGGCGACGGATTTTAACGGGTGGCATGGCGGCAATGAGCCGCTAAACCGGCTTAACAAGTCCGGCATCTGGACAGGCTTCTTCCCGAATATGCCGAAGGGCGCTTTGTATAAATATGAAATTGTAACCCAAAATGGTGAGAGGCTGCTCAAAGCCGATCCTTATGCCGTATATGCCGAGGTAAGGCCGCAAACTGCATCCCGCGTATGGTCGCTGGACGGTTATGCATGGCAGGATGAGGCGTGGATGCGCGGGAAAAAAACGCCGTATGCCCGTCCAATGAACATTTACGAGGTGCATCTTGGCAGCTGGCGCAGGCATAAGGATGATACGCTGCTTTCCTACAGCGAGCTGGCTGATCAATTGGTCGCTTATGTAGCGGACATGGGCTATACCCACCTGGAGCTGCTGCCGCTAACCGAGCATCCATACGATAAATCATGGGGCTACCAGCCGACGGGCTATTATGCCGCGACTAGCCGCTACGGTGAACCGCAGCAATTAATGGAGCTGATAGATCGGTGCCATCAAAACGGGATTGGTGTCATTCTCGACTGGGTGCCGGGGCATTTTGCCAAGGATGCGCATGGCTTGCGCCGCTTTGACGGCTCGGCTTTGTTTGAAAATGAAGACCCGCTCATTGCCGAGAAGCCCGGCTGGGGAACGCTCGCCTTCGATTACGGAAAGCCGGAGGTTTGCAATTTTTTAATTTCGAATGCATTGTTTTGGTTCGACCTGTTTCATATTGATGGCTTGCGCGTTGATGCGGTCACCAGCATTGTGTATCATGATTTTGATAAAAAACCAGGCCAGTGGCGTCCGAATGAATTCGGCGGCAAGGAGCATCTCGAAGGCATCGCTTTTTTGCGCCAGCTGAATAAGACCGTTTTTCAATATTACCCGCATGCCCTTATGATGGCCGAGGAGTCGCATGCTTATCCCGGCGTTACGAAGGCAGTTGATGAAGGCGGGCTTGGTTTTAACTACAAGTGGAATATGGGCTGGATGAATGACACGCTAAGCTATGCGAAGCAGTCTTTTTTCGAGCGAAAAAATCATCATAATTTGCTGACCTTTCCGATCTGGTATGCTTGGCAGGATAATCATGCGCTGCCGCTGTCTCATGATGAGGTCGTGCATGGGAAAAAATCGCTGCTGAACAAAATGCCCGGCAGCTACGAGCAAAAATTTGCCGGACTACGGCTGTTCTACGGCTATATGATGACTCATCCGGGCAAAAAGCTGCTGTTCATGGGCGGCGAATTTGCCCAGTTCATCGAGTGGAAGGACGACGCGGAGCTTGACTGGCTGCTGCTGGATTATGAGCCCCATTGGCGGATGCAGGCTTATACCCGCAGGCTGAATAAGCTGTATGCCCAGGAGAAAGCGCTGTGGAAGCTGGACCATGATTACAAGGGCTTCGAATGGATTGAGCACGAGGATCATTTGCAAAGCGTCCTTTCTTATCGCAGATTAGCCAGCCCGAAGGGTGAAGCGCTTATCATGCTGTGCAATTTTACCGATTACGCACATCCGGTTTATCGTATTGGCGTGCTAAGCGCAGGCGATTATGAGATTGTGCTGAATAGTGATGAGCCTGCTTATGGCGGGTCGGGTTTTCAAGCGGAGCTGCTGCGGGAAGGTGGAACTATTGCATCCCAGCGCATCAACTGGCATGATAAGAAAAACAGCGTAGAGCTGCCGCTGCCGCCGTTATCTGTCCTTATTTTGCGGAGGGTAAAGGTGAAGCGTTCCTGA
- a CDS encoding glucose-1-phosphate adenylyltransferase: MHNTDCIAMLLAGGQGSRLAPFTGQMAKPVVSFGDRFRMIDFPLSNCINSGIRTIGVLTQYCSDSVHDHITDGEAWLRSTTTKHSGEITMLPASRVSSSGCYTGTADAIVRNVAYVDEHHPEHVLVLSGDHIYQMDYRPMLEFHKASKAMATIAVKQVPWREAHRFGIMHTDEQSRIVKFEEKPATPESNLASMGIYLFRWQDLRSILLEDAANPHSSHDFGKDIIPAILAAEENLNAYPYEGYWRDVGTVESLWEAHMELLDGEMSLTTETWPLRSKEVQPVRNPYVSPQAVLSNSIAHPGCTIEGRISRSVLGAGVSIGKGSGIAESIIMPGVKIGRNVIIHRAIIGENAVIHDGAIIGERNHGDITVVAPGEAIVAQLMTSSSSKLKALEQLEQYENSVTELVGTGEERFSNSVLHY, from the coding sequence ATGCATAATACCGATTGCATCGCTATGCTGCTAGCTGGAGGACAAGGAAGTCGTTTAGCACCGTTTACAGGCCAAATGGCCAAGCCCGTCGTATCTTTTGGCGACCGCTTCCGCATGATTGACTTTCCATTAAGCAATTGCATTAACTCAGGCATTCGCACCATTGGCGTGCTCACTCAATATTGCTCCGATTCGGTTCACGACCACATTACGGATGGAGAAGCTTGGCTGCGCTCAACAACGACGAAGCATTCTGGCGAAATTACGATGCTGCCAGCTTCTCGGGTATCAAGCTCAGGCTGCTATACGGGAACGGCCGATGCGATTGTTCGCAACGTTGCTTATGTGGACGAGCATCATCCGGAGCATGTGCTTGTTTTATCAGGCGATCACATTTACCAGATGGATTATCGCCCAATGCTGGAATTTCACAAGGCAAGCAAGGCAATGGCCACCATTGCCGTCAAGCAGGTTCCATGGCGTGAAGCCCATCGCTTCGGCATTATGCATACGGACGAGCAGTCCCGCATTGTGAAGTTTGAAGAGAAGCCAGCAACCCCGGAAAGCAACTTGGCTTCTATGGGCATTTATTTATTCCGCTGGCAAGATTTGAGAAGCATCCTGCTGGAGGACGCCGCAAACCCTCATTCAAGCCATGACTTTGGCAAAGATATTATTCCCGCCATTTTGGCTGCAGAGGAAAACTTGAACGCTTATCCATATGAGGGCTACTGGCGTGATGTCGGCACCGTAGAAAGCCTGTGGGAAGCGCACATGGAGCTGCTTGACGGCGAGATGAGCTTGACTACAGAAACTTGGCCTCTTAGGTCCAAAGAGGTTCAGCCGGTACGAAACCCCTATGTCAGCCCGCAAGCTGTGCTGAGCAACAGCATTGCCCACCCTGGCTGCACAATCGAAGGCCGGATTTCACGCTCGGTGCTGGGCGCAGGAGTCAGCATTGGAAAAGGCAGCGGCATCGCCGAAAGCATCATCATGCCCGGTGTAAAAATTGGGCGCAATGTTATTATTCATAGAGCCATTATTGGCGAAAACGCCGTTATTCATGACGGCGCAATCATCGGGGAGAGAAATCACGGAGACATAACCGTCGTCGCCCCCGGCGAAGCAATTGTGGCTCAGCTTATGACTAGCAGCAGCAGTAAACTGAAGGCGCTTGAACAATTAGAACAGTATGAGAATTCAGTGACAGAGCTTGTTGGTACAGGAGAAGAACGATTCAGCAATAGCGTCTTACACTATTAA
- a CDS encoding GNAT family N-acetyltransferase gives MSIYYASSKEDITKDALQELFLSVEWESGKYPNELLQAIGGSHSIVTAWEGEKLVGLINALSDGVLTVYFHYMLINPSYQNIGIGKEMMNIMLDRYKGCKTKVLISYPHAVDFYNKFGFNTEDGATPMFISELI, from the coding sequence GTGAGTATTTATTACGCTTCAAGCAAAGAGGATATCACTAAGGATGCACTCCAAGAGTTATTTCTTTCGGTAGAATGGGAGTCTGGCAAGTATCCAAACGAGCTTTTACAAGCAATCGGAGGGTCTCATTCCATTGTTACCGCTTGGGAAGGAGAAAAGCTTGTCGGTTTAATAAATGCTTTGTCTGATGGTGTTTTAACGGTATATTTTCATTATATGCTTATTAATCCGAGTTATCAGAATATAGGTATTGGTAAGGAAATGATGAATATAATGCTTGATAGATATAAAGGGTGTAAAACAAAAGTATTAATTTCTTATCCTCATGCAGTGGATTTCTATAATAAATTCGGCTTTAATACAGAGGATGGAGCTACACCAATGTTTATCTCAGAGTTGATATGA
- a CDS encoding stalk domain-containing protein, with protein MKLFNTKTSRKSNKSGEAWRGLLALTLLAAIVWTGGPHSAAIASGKQAASQLQEQGQEQAAEAVSKSFTQIEAAHNYTIALRSDGTVWAWGRNLWGELGLEGNPGFRNTVAPVRYAGLSDIVYIHINKSDQNYMAVKADGTVWTWGHNDSSGKDANGLRQVAGAAGVAKVAGGYGYDIALLKNGTVSTWTKQQADTGKLSFGKPAAVKGLNQVVQVAYGYPKAYAVKKDGTVWSWQPVAAPREGVETIKPTAPAKRSGLSGITSIVAYSGGMMALDTKGKAWSIAENGKKQALYPILTLKEISGSAGSLLLLTTGGEVFAYGQTATGKQGKVRGLTRIKHIAAGEDHGVAIDEDGKAWGWGHNKFYEAGGPSVRSDGMVYTPMLARPAVDTIINGQWLSSIYPTLPQGETVYVPIKDAAKALGMTMNAVLNNEGFRIYTLKYKERFATFRIGDTQAKAGNVTFELPEAPIVYSGATAVPYQLLEQGLGLTVQWNEQLSQLTISD; from the coding sequence ATGAAGTTGTTCAACACAAAAACGTCAAGAAAGTCTAACAAGAGCGGGGAAGCCTGGCGCGGCTTGCTGGCGCTTACGCTTCTAGCAGCGATTGTATGGACGGGTGGCCCGCACAGTGCAGCGATTGCCAGCGGGAAGCAAGCAGCAAGCCAATTGCAGGAGCAAGGGCAGGAGCAAGCCGCTGAGGCCGTCTCCAAAAGCTTTACGCAAATAGAAGCCGCCCATAACTATACGATTGCACTGCGCAGCGACGGCACGGTTTGGGCTTGGGGACGCAATTTGTGGGGAGAGCTTGGGCTGGAGGGAAATCCAGGCTTTCGCAATACAGTAGCGCCCGTACGTTATGCCGGACTTTCCGATATTGTCTATATTCATATCAATAAGAGTGATCAAAACTATATGGCGGTAAAGGCAGACGGAACGGTCTGGACCTGGGGCCACAATGACAGCAGCGGAAAAGATGCAAATGGGCTTCGGCAGGTGGCGGGCGCTGCTGGCGTAGCGAAGGTGGCAGGCGGATATGGTTATGATATAGCTTTATTGAAAAATGGTACGGTCTCAACATGGACGAAGCAGCAAGCCGACACCGGAAAGCTCAGCTTTGGAAAACCAGCTGCCGTGAAGGGCTTAAATCAAGTCGTGCAGGTTGCATACGGTTATCCTAAGGCTTACGCCGTGAAGAAGGATGGAACGGTATGGAGCTGGCAGCCTGTGGCGGCGCCCCGAGAGGGCGTGGAGACGATTAAGCCTACAGCTCCTGCTAAACGATCTGGCTTGTCTGGCATAACCTCCATCGTCGCGTATAGCGGCGGTATGATGGCATTAGATACGAAAGGAAAAGCGTGGAGTATTGCTGAAAATGGCAAAAAACAAGCTCTGTATCCGATACTTACGCTGAAGGAGATAAGCGGTAGTGCGGGCAGCCTGCTTTTGCTGACGACAGGTGGCGAGGTTTTTGCTTATGGACAGACCGCAACTGGCAAACAGGGCAAAGTGCGGGGGCTCACCCGGATCAAGCATATCGCAGCCGGGGAAGACCACGGCGTTGCCATAGATGAGGATGGCAAGGCATGGGGCTGGGGCCACAACAAGTTCTATGAAGCAGGCGGACCATCCGTGCGCAGCGATGGCATGGTTTATACGCCTATGCTGGCAAGGCCGGCTGTTGATACCATCATAAATGGGCAATGGCTAAGCAGCATTTACCCTACACTTCCGCAAGGAGAGACGGTATATGTGCCGATAAAAGATGCGGCTAAAGCATTAGGCATGACGATGAACGCCGTTCTTAATAATGAAGGCTTTAGAATTTATACGCTTAAATACAAGGAACGCTTCGCAACCTTCCGCATAGGTGATACTCAGGCGAAAGCAGGCAATGTAACGTTTGAGCTGCCAGAGGCTCCGATTGTTTATTCCGGTGCAACGGCCGTTCCGTACCAGTTGCTGGAGCAAGGCTTGGGGCTCACGGTTCAATGGAACGAGCAGCTCAGCCAGTTGACAATTTCGGATTAG
- the pyrH gene encoding UMP kinase — MNNRYKRVLIKLSGGAVAGGSEFGFEPERLEHIASEVLSVVKMGVEVSLVIGGGNIFRGNMGESWGIERAEADNIGTLATVINSLMLRGVLKARTKKEVRVMTALPVSSVAEPYIRLRAVHHLEKGYIVIFAGGNGQPYVTTDYPSVQRAIEVGCDALLVAKQGVDGVLDADPKLHKGARKFKSLHYNDVLDQQLKVMDQSAFILARDYNLPIHVFNFDKPGSMKAICHGSHVGTLISNSSVLEMDA; from the coding sequence ATGAACAACAGGTATAAGAGAGTGCTGATTAAGCTGAGCGGAGGAGCGGTTGCAGGCGGAAGCGAGTTCGGCTTTGAACCTGAAAGGTTGGAGCATATCGCGAGCGAGGTGCTGTCCGTCGTGAAGATGGGCGTAGAGGTATCGCTCGTTATTGGGGGTGGCAATATTTTTCGCGGCAATATGGGCGAGAGCTGGGGCATTGAACGTGCGGAGGCGGATAATATTGGTACGCTGGCGACGGTTATTAACAGTCTGATGCTCAGAGGCGTGCTGAAAGCCAGAACGAAGAAGGAAGTGCGCGTCATGACGGCACTGCCGGTCAGCAGCGTTGCCGAGCCTTACATCCGTTTGCGTGCGGTGCATCATTTGGAGAAGGGGTATATCGTCATTTTTGCTGGCGGTAACGGGCAGCCATATGTGACGACGGATTATCCATCGGTGCAGCGGGCGATTGAGGTAGGGTGCGATGCGCTGCTGGTCGCCAAGCAGGGCGTAGACGGCGTGCTTGACGCCGATCCCAAGCTGCATAAGGGAGCGCGGAAATTCAAATCGCTGCACTACAATGATGTGCTGGATCAGCAGCTTAAGGTGATGGATCAGTCGGCCTTTATTTTGGCACGGGACTATAATCTGCCGATTCATGTGTTTAATTTCGACAAGCCGGGCTCGATGAAGGCAATTTGCCATGGCAGCCATGTTGGCACGCTGATCAGCAACAGCTCGGTGCTGGAAATGGATGCCTGA